The Mycobacterium paragordonae genome includes a region encoding these proteins:
- a CDS encoding dienelactone hydrolase family protein has product MNAYSPDAIQAETISITGHGGDEIEAYRAIPLAEGARGSVVWIHHMPGYDRETKEFVRRLAVAGYQTVAPNLYSREAPGAAPDDAAAAARAAGGVPDERLVGDVAGAVEHLRSLPGANGKFGVIGHCSGGRHAFLAACSLTFDAAVDCYGAFIVEDAPEGMPKTMQPILGLAAGLSCPMLGLFGAEDRFPSPDGVATLDAELTRLGKPHEFHSYAGAGHSFFSVDRPAYRPEAAVDGWRRIDAFFATHLKG; this is encoded by the coding sequence GTGAACGCCTACAGTCCAGACGCAATCCAGGCAGAAACGATCAGCATCACCGGCCACGGCGGTGACGAGATCGAGGCATACCGGGCGATACCACTCGCGGAAGGCGCGCGCGGTTCCGTGGTGTGGATCCATCACATGCCCGGATATGACCGTGAGACAAAGGAATTCGTGCGGCGGCTGGCGGTCGCCGGGTACCAGACGGTGGCGCCCAACCTGTACTCCCGCGAGGCGCCCGGGGCCGCACCCGACGACGCCGCAGCTGCCGCCCGGGCGGCCGGGGGAGTGCCCGATGAGCGCTTGGTGGGCGATGTCGCCGGGGCGGTCGAGCACCTGCGGTCGCTGCCCGGCGCCAACGGAAAATTCGGCGTCATCGGGCACTGCTCGGGTGGACGGCACGCGTTCCTCGCGGCCTGCTCGTTGACGTTCGACGCCGCGGTGGACTGCTACGGCGCCTTCATCGTCGAGGACGCTCCGGAAGGCATGCCCAAGACGATGCAGCCCATCCTCGGTCTGGCCGCGGGCCTGAGCTGTCCGATGCTGGGCCTGTTCGGCGCCGAGGACCGCTTCCCGTCACCCGATGGAGTGGCGACGCTGGACGCCGAGCTGACCCGGCTGGGCAAGCCGCACGAATTCCACTCGTATGCCGGTGCGGGACACAGCTTCTTCTCCGTCGACCGGCCGGCGTACCGCCCGGAAGCGGCGGTGGACGGCTGGCGCCGCATCGACGCGTTTTTCGCCACACACCTGAAAGGCTAG